A region from the Streptomyces sp. 3214.6 genome encodes:
- a CDS encoding SMI1/KNR4 family protein — protein MVETGEFEWRDFLVRWSGEWADAGEDEQSLGERDSVPRRERWLGFEGADEALIVAAEERLGCRLPPSYRAFLEVSDGWRHAGGFVYVLAGTEQVRWHEDSSGLGQEFRDMLDENSTPEEVLQAGVWERGLQLQVESDAMYVLMDPGDTDEAGEWAVHVWAGWRAAPPERYGSFREFMTAMHREFHSLQAHRLGAAFVNDTTRALDAAVEEARLDALRGRYKRAEAVLEKAVAYGRPRAHGLYDQIRRLSGHSYGVGFWPLPMDPVYAPEFLPVLAAEHVRDGRDDRAWRMRLSGADDTVRELADAVLREVRERTYLYTPDGEFGRALDEAREQARWGLTDEAWRIVRKALPQWRPRGPEQLAPIGLLADPFLGPVCDVRERGRELLATPRAGETGDAPVPAGDIDPPGLAWLAEADGGGGGMQEGYRFLLVEGVRPDELPELVGAEGARELRGPESRFEAVFGAHRRRGQDSAPWEDRAITAVGLAGADWSFAFDGQPPLFNGQRFVSPAVVASRGGREGGRALVVWKSPGASLRRPDVFHLSLAQDGEERYSFTVRGDEVAERHGDIPDSLDPDRWFGGGTGEGGLLDAVAGEFGVRLPRFALARGPAYTLTTLSWTRPAEPGEAILVMRRTRPGAE, from the coding sequence ATGGTCGAAACGGGTGAGTTCGAGTGGCGTGACTTTCTGGTGCGGTGGAGTGGGGAGTGGGCGGATGCGGGGGAGGATGAGCAGTCGCTCGGGGAGCGGGACTCGGTGCCTCGGCGGGAGCGATGGCTGGGGTTCGAGGGGGCCGACGAAGCGCTGATCGTCGCGGCGGAGGAGCGGCTCGGGTGCCGGCTGCCGCCGTCGTACCGGGCGTTTCTGGAGGTGAGCGACGGGTGGCGGCACGCCGGCGGGTTTGTTTACGTGCTCGCCGGGACCGAACAGGTGCGCTGGCACGAGGACTCCTCGGGGCTCGGTCAGGAGTTCCGGGACATGCTGGACGAGAACTCCACTCCGGAGGAGGTGCTGCAGGCGGGGGTCTGGGAGCGGGGTCTGCAGCTGCAGGTGGAGTCCGACGCGATGTACGTGCTGATGGATCCCGGGGACACGGACGAGGCGGGTGAGTGGGCCGTCCACGTCTGGGCCGGCTGGCGAGCGGCTCCGCCCGAACGGTACGGCTCCTTCCGGGAGTTCATGACGGCGATGCACCGGGAGTTCCACAGTCTGCAGGCGCACCGGCTGGGTGCGGCGTTCGTCAACGACACGACCCGGGCGCTGGACGCCGCAGTCGAGGAGGCGCGGCTGGACGCCTTGCGCGGGCGGTACAAGCGGGCGGAAGCGGTGCTGGAGAAGGCTGTGGCCTACGGCAGACCGCGGGCCCATGGACTGTACGACCAGATCCGGCGGCTGTCGGGACACAGTTACGGGGTCGGCTTCTGGCCGCTCCCCATGGATCCGGTGTACGCGCCCGAGTTCCTGCCCGTACTCGCCGCCGAACACGTGCGCGACGGGAGGGACGACCGCGCCTGGCGCATGCGGCTGTCGGGTGCGGACGACACCGTGCGGGAACTGGCCGACGCCGTGCTGCGGGAGGTGCGGGAGAGGACGTATCTGTACACCCCCGACGGGGAGTTCGGGCGCGCCCTCGACGAGGCTCGGGAGCAGGCGCGTTGGGGGCTCACGGACGAGGCGTGGCGCATCGTGCGGAAGGCTCTGCCGCAGTGGCGGCCGCGAGGGCCCGAGCAGCTCGCGCCGATCGGGCTCCTCGCCGATCCGTTCCTGGGGCCGGTGTGCGATGTCCGTGAGCGGGGGCGGGAGTTGCTGGCCACTCCGCGTGCCGGGGAGACGGGGGACGCGCCTGTGCCGGCGGGCGACATCGATCCGCCCGGGCTGGCGTGGCTGGCCGAGGCGGATGGGGGCGGGGGTGGCATGCAGGAGGGGTATCGGTTCCTGCTCGTGGAAGGGGTGCGGCCGGACGAGTTGCCTGAGCTGGTGGGGGCGGAGGGTGCTCGTGAACTGCGGGGGCCGGAGAGCCGGTTCGAGGCGGTCTTCGGGGCGCATCGGCGGCGTGGCCAGGACTCGGCACCCTGGGAGGACCGGGCGATCACCGCGGTGGGCCTGGCCGGGGCCGACTGGAGTTTCGCCTTCGATGGTCAGCCGCCTTTGTTCAACGGTCAGCGGTTCGTTTCGCCGGCGGTCGTCGCCTCCCGTGGCGGACGGGAGGGGGGTCGGGCGCTGGTGGTGTGGAAGTCGCCGGGGGCTTCGCTCCGGCGGCCGGACGTCTTTCATCTGTCCCTCGCGCAGGACGGCGAGGAGCGGTACTCGTTCACCGTCCGGGGGGACGAGGTGGCGGAACGGCATGGGGACATACCCGACTCGCTCGATCCCGACCGCTGGTTCGGCGGCGGCACGGGTGAAGGGGGGCTTCTGGACGCCGTCGCGGGCGAGTTCGGGGTGCGGCTGCCTCGGTTCGCGCTGGCCCGGGGGCCTGCGTACACGCTCACCACCCTGTCGTGGACGCGGCCCGCCGAGCCCGGCGAGGCGATCCTCGTCATGCGCCGGACGCGGCCCGGGGCCGAGTAG
- a CDS encoding acyltransferase family protein, producing the protein MGRDRYVDFLRAWAILLVVFGHWVITGLVRHPDGEIGAPELLATVPWTQWLTLGFQIMPLFFLAGGYAAGGSWSRARAGGASVAGWVGQRAVRLLLPTAMYSGLVLLAVGVCAGLGVDPGTLALVGWALAMQFWFLPVYLLLSALTPLMYALHERWGVRVPVGTGVVALGISVLVAAAGSSSRTGGVEAVGALNYLLVWGAVYQLGFCWRDGVWGGGTRTPTRKRTRTVAVAMAVGGGVGFAALVGPGPFPVSLILVTGQELSNTNPPSAAMLAWAVAQVGVALAVAPVARRVLERARVARAVRVVGAGSMALYLWHMVPVLIVAAAFYLTGLAPQPGYGSVGWWALRVPWVAVLGVVLVGVLLALRPLERGVAAVGVRVLPDAGLRGAAAWRMWGGLGVSVWSLTYFAGHGFAYGGGFPVWAAVGLGVGTGLVLVGPSRRGGKATNPTTGVRRAQEFVARARL; encoded by the coding sequence ATGGGGAGAGACCGGTACGTCGACTTTCTGCGGGCCTGGGCGATTCTGCTCGTGGTGTTCGGGCACTGGGTGATCACCGGGCTGGTCCGGCATCCGGACGGTGAGATTGGCGCGCCGGAGTTGCTGGCGACGGTGCCCTGGACGCAGTGGCTGACCCTGGGCTTTCAGATCATGCCGTTGTTCTTCCTGGCGGGCGGGTATGCGGCCGGCGGGTCCTGGTCTCGGGCGCGGGCCGGTGGGGCGTCCGTCGCGGGGTGGGTGGGGCAGCGGGCCGTACGGCTGCTGTTGCCCACGGCCATGTACAGCGGGCTCGTGCTGCTCGCCGTCGGGGTGTGCGCCGGTCTCGGCGTGGATCCCGGCACCCTCGCGCTGGTGGGGTGGGCGTTGGCCATGCAGTTCTGGTTCCTGCCGGTGTATCTGCTGCTCAGCGCCCTGACGCCGCTGATGTACGCCCTTCACGAGCGGTGGGGGGTTCGGGTGCCGGTGGGGACGGGGGTCGTCGCGCTCGGGATCAGTGTGCTTGTCGCGGCCGCCGGGTCGTCGTCCCGTACGGGAGGCGTGGAGGCAGTGGGTGCGCTCAACTACCTGCTGGTGTGGGGGGCGGTGTATCAGCTTGGGTTCTGCTGGCGGGACGGGGTGTGGGGCGGCGGGACGCGGACGCCGACCCGGAAGCGGACGCGTACTGTGGCGGTCGCCATGGCGGTGGGGGGTGGGGTCGGGTTCGCCGCGCTGGTCGGGCCTGGGCCGTTTCCTGTCAGTCTGATCCTGGTGACCGGGCAGGAGCTGAGCAACACCAATCCGCCGTCGGCCGCCATGCTGGCGTGGGCCGTGGCTCAGGTCGGGGTCGCGCTGGCGGTTGCGCCCGTGGCGCGGCGGGTGTTGGAGCGGGCTCGGGTGGCGCGGGCGGTGCGGGTGGTGGGGGCCGGCAGCATGGCCCTCTACCTGTGGCACATGGTGCCCGTGCTGATCGTCGCCGCCGCCTTCTATCTGACCGGCCTCGCTCCCCAACCCGGTTACGGGTCGGTCGGCTGGTGGGCGCTGCGAGTGCCGTGGGTGGCGGTCCTGGGCGTCGTGCTGGTGGGGGTGCTGCTGGCTTTGCGGCCGCTGGAGCGGGGGGTGGCTGCCGTGGGCGTCCGGGTGCTGCCCGACGCGGGGCTCCGAGGGGCGGCGGCCTGGCGGATGTGGGGCGGGCTCGGCGTGAGCGTCTGGTCGCTGACCTATTTCGCCGGGCACGGGTTCGCTTATGGCGGCGGGTTTCCCGTCTGGGCAGCCGTGGGGCTGGGGGTGGGCACGGGCTTGGTGCTCGTGGGGCCGTCCCGACGGGGCGGAAAGGCGACGAATCCGACGACGGGGGTCCGGCGGGCGCAGGAGTTCGTGGCGAGAGCGCGGCTTTGA
- the ku gene encoding non-homologous end joining protein Ku yields the protein MARAVWSGALSFGLVALPVQLFTATESHTIRFNQLQRGTSDRVRNKRVNERTGDEVPMEEIVKGFDMGDEYVVVEPEELDEIAPGQSKSLEITGFVDLDQVEPVFFDKTYYLAPKGKEYAKVYALLHRALAQANKVGIATVVMRNHEYLVAVKAEGDVLAMHTMHWADEVRDPHREIGNLPEETQVADKELQTAVQLVEALSIDWNPEEYHDTYQEKVLQLVEAKRTGQTVEKGEPPPRSTNVIDLMGALEASVKQARATRQGSETEEQEAAGGRPPAQLKRAAERRADRTAGKAKKSSKVSELEGLSKAELYQRASEAGIPGRSSMTREELLKALTGKGGRRTTRAS from the coding sequence ATGGCCCGAGCTGTCTGGAGCGGTGCTCTCTCATTCGGGCTCGTCGCCCTACCAGTGCAGCTGTTCACCGCCACGGAGAGCCACACGATCCGCTTCAACCAGCTCCAACGCGGAACATCGGACCGAGTGCGCAACAAGCGAGTCAACGAGCGCACCGGTGACGAAGTCCCCATGGAGGAAATCGTCAAGGGCTTCGACATGGGGGACGAGTACGTGGTCGTCGAGCCGGAGGAACTGGACGAGATCGCCCCTGGCCAGTCCAAGTCGCTGGAGATCACCGGGTTCGTCGACCTGGACCAGGTCGAGCCGGTGTTCTTCGACAAGACCTACTACCTGGCGCCCAAGGGCAAGGAGTACGCCAAGGTCTACGCCCTGCTCCACAGAGCCTTGGCCCAAGCGAACAAGGTCGGTATCGCCACCGTTGTCATGCGCAACCACGAGTACCTGGTCGCCGTGAAGGCAGAGGGCGACGTCCTCGCGATGCACACCATGCACTGGGCGGACGAGGTCCGCGACCCTCACCGGGAGATCGGGAATCTCCCGGAAGAGACGCAGGTCGCCGACAAGGAGTTGCAGACGGCGGTGCAACTGGTCGAGGCGCTGAGCATCGACTGGAATCCGGAGGAGTACCACGACACCTACCAGGAGAAGGTGCTCCAGCTCGTGGAGGCCAAGCGCACCGGTCAGACCGTGGAGAAGGGCGAGCCGCCGCCACGCTCCACCAACGTCATCGATCTCATGGGCGCGTTGGAGGCCAGTGTCAAGCAGGCCAGAGCCACCAGGCAGGGCAGCGAAACGGAGGAGCAGGAAGCCGCGGGGGGCCGTCCTCCGGCACAGTTGAAGAGAGCGGCCGAAAGACGCGCCGACCGTACGGCAGGAAAAGCAAAGAAGTCCTCGAAGGTTTCGGAGCTGGAAGGGCTGAGCAAGGCAGAGCTCTACCAGCGCGCATCCGAAGCCGGCATTCCCGGTCGTTCATCAATGACCCGCGAGGAGCTGCTCAAGGCCCTCACTGGCAAGGGAGGACGCCGCACCACACGAGCCTCCTGA
- a CDS encoding histidine kinase, whose product MNSTVIQDAAASPTAVPRRTLDPWGLLAAGAVTFAGLSMASLWWAVPAAVVAFLAGRGPGRTGPTVLALVAMLAAGVMTLSVVPAWLALGSRFVAVVAFAMMLPWFTGRFSRQYQELVRAGWERAEQLQREQQLVADQARLRERARIAQDMHDVLGHDLSLIALSAGALKLAPGLEEHHRRAAGEIRAKAAAAVERLAEVIGVLREETDDAPRRPDGSGIADLVEEASASGLAVELRIEGEAVDVPPAVGRAARRVVQEGLTNVAKHAPGAAVTVRVTHTATETEVMVENSTSSSVAGLRSPGGGRGLIGLEERVRLAGGSFAHGPSDEGFAVVARMPHTPLAPQPPPRTSVVFEAIPELPKEHRHARRRVRRSLVIAIMAPLVTGGLLSGALTGWEMLSAPQSVLEPGDYARLHVGQDRSEVERFLPEHQTSHRPLTAEPRGGDITCEYYAMTADRFDDRSGDAYRLCFRKNRLVSLDTLTP is encoded by the coding sequence GTGAACAGCACGGTGATCCAAGATGCGGCTGCGAGCCCGACAGCTGTTCCCCGTCGGACTCTTGATCCGTGGGGCCTTCTGGCAGCGGGAGCGGTGACGTTCGCCGGACTGAGCATGGCGAGCCTGTGGTGGGCTGTCCCAGCTGCGGTCGTGGCTTTTCTGGCAGGTCGGGGACCCGGACGGACGGGGCCGACAGTACTCGCCCTGGTCGCGATGCTCGCGGCTGGTGTGATGACGTTGTCCGTCGTGCCGGCCTGGCTCGCGCTGGGGAGCCGGTTTGTGGCCGTGGTGGCTTTCGCCATGATGCTGCCCTGGTTCACGGGCCGCTTCTCCCGCCAATATCAGGAACTTGTGAGAGCCGGCTGGGAGCGAGCCGAGCAACTGCAACGTGAGCAGCAACTGGTTGCTGACCAGGCCCGGCTTCGCGAGCGGGCGCGTATCGCTCAGGACATGCATGACGTACTCGGCCATGACCTCAGCCTGATCGCCCTGTCGGCCGGTGCGCTGAAGCTCGCGCCCGGCCTTGAAGAGCACCATCGAAGGGCCGCAGGTGAGATCAGGGCCAAGGCGGCGGCCGCAGTGGAGCGTCTCGCAGAGGTGATCGGTGTCCTGCGTGAGGAGACCGACGACGCGCCACGGCGCCCGGACGGCTCCGGAATCGCCGATCTGGTGGAGGAGGCATCCGCTTCCGGGCTCGCGGTCGAGTTACGCATCGAGGGCGAGGCAGTCGATGTGCCGCCGGCGGTTGGGCGTGCCGCCCGCCGGGTCGTCCAGGAAGGGCTGACCAACGTTGCCAAGCACGCGCCTGGCGCGGCAGTGACCGTCCGCGTGACGCACACGGCCACGGAGACGGAGGTGATGGTGGAGAACAGCACGTCATCATCGGTGGCCGGTCTGCGGTCACCGGGTGGGGGACGTGGCCTCATCGGCCTCGAAGAACGTGTGCGACTGGCCGGAGGCTCCTTCGCCCACGGCCCGTCCGACGAGGGCTTCGCAGTCGTCGCACGAATGCCGCACACACCCCTGGCACCGCAGCCACCACCACGCACGTCCGTAGTCTTCGAGGCCATTCCCGAGTTGCCGAAGGAACATCGCCACGCTCGGCGTCGTGTCCGTCGCTCCCTCGTGATCGCGATCATGGCCCCCCTGGTGACGGGTGGATTGCTGAGCGGAGCGCTCACGGGGTGGGAGATGCTGTCGGCGCCACAGTCAGTTCTGGAACCGGGGGACTATGCCCGCCTGCACGTCGGGCAAGATCGTTCCGAGGTGGAGCGTTTCCTTCCTGAGCACCAGACGAGCCATCGGCCACTGACGGCCGAACCGAGAGGCGGCGACATAACGTGCGAGTACTACGCGATGACGGCCGACCGGTTCGACGACCGGTCTGGGGACGCCTACCGGCTTTGTTTCCGGAAGAACAGGCTGGTGTCCCTGGACACCCTCACTCCGTGA
- a CDS encoding response regulator, producing MIRVLIADDEPMIRAGVRAVLATDPDIEVVAEAVDGHHAVELVRCHRPSVAVLDIRMPGINGIEAAVEIRRTVPTTSVIMLTTFGEDDYILQALGGGAAGFLIKSGEPEELITGVHAVAEGAAYLSPKVAARVVAHLAATGAGALAGRRSAARDRIGALTAREREVLAFLGSGLSNGQIARRLHVVEGTVKAHVSSILARLGVDNRAAAAVVAHEAGIVPSQPCQP from the coding sequence ATGATCCGTGTGCTGATCGCCGACGACGAGCCGATGATCCGCGCAGGGGTGCGGGCCGTTCTTGCCACGGATCCGGACATCGAAGTCGTTGCCGAGGCCGTCGACGGTCACCACGCCGTGGAACTGGTTCGGTGCCACCGCCCCTCGGTGGCCGTACTCGACATCCGCATGCCGGGGATCAACGGCATCGAGGCGGCGGTGGAAATCCGCAGGACAGTGCCGACCACGAGCGTCATCATGCTGACGACGTTCGGGGAGGACGACTACATCCTCCAGGCACTCGGCGGAGGTGCGGCCGGATTCCTGATCAAGTCCGGCGAGCCCGAGGAACTGATCACAGGAGTCCATGCAGTGGCCGAAGGAGCCGCCTATCTGTCACCGAAGGTCGCGGCCCGGGTCGTCGCCCACCTTGCCGCGACGGGCGCGGGTGCCCTGGCCGGCCGGCGCTCCGCCGCCCGTGACCGGATCGGCGCTCTCACCGCCAGGGAACGGGAGGTACTGGCCTTCCTCGGAAGCGGGCTGTCCAACGGGCAGATCGCCCGACGGCTGCACGTGGTGGAGGGAACGGTCAAAGCTCATGTGAGCTCCATCCTGGCGAGGCTGGGCGTGGACAACCGAGCTGCTGCCGCGGTCGTCGCCCACGAGGCCGGGATTGTGCCCTCGCAGCCTTGCCAGCCGTGA
- the ligD gene encoding non-homologous end-joining DNA ligase, giving the protein MTPITEVEGRRLALSNLEKVLYPATGFTKGEVLHYYATVADVLLPHLRDRPLSFLRYPDGPDGQVFFAKNVPPGTPEWVTTAEVPRSEGPARMVVVQDLASLVWAANLVTEFHTPQWVIQEPAVADRLVFDLDPGPPATVVECCEVAVWLRERLAADGIEAYAKTSGAKGLHLLAAVRGASSEQVSEYAKRLAVEAERGMPRLVLHRMTRSLRPGKVFVDWSQNAARKTTAAPYTLRARAAPTVSAPVTWEEVEGCGAVETLTFLASDVAPRVQDYGDLLAPLLDGGRAGVVPVP; this is encoded by the coding sequence ATGACGCCGATCACTGAGGTGGAGGGACGGCGGCTCGCGCTCAGCAATCTGGAGAAGGTGCTGTATCCGGCGACCGGCTTCACCAAGGGTGAGGTGCTGCACTACTACGCGACCGTCGCCGACGTCCTGCTCCCCCATCTGCGCGACCGGCCGCTGTCCTTCCTGCGCTACCCCGACGGGCCCGACGGGCAGGTCTTCTTCGCCAAGAACGTGCCGCCGGGCACGCCCGAGTGGGTCACGACCGCCGAGGTGCCGCGGTCGGAGGGGCCGGCTCGGATGGTCGTCGTGCAGGATCTGGCGAGTCTGGTGTGGGCGGCGAACCTCGTCACCGAGTTCCATACGCCTCAGTGGGTGATTCAGGAGCCGGCGGTCGCCGACCGGCTCGTCTTCGACCTCGACCCGGGGCCCCCCGCGACCGTCGTCGAGTGCTGCGAGGTCGCGGTGTGGCTGCGGGAGCGGTTGGCGGCGGACGGGATCGAGGCGTACGCGAAGACGTCCGGGGCGAAGGGGCTGCATCTGCTGGCGGCGGTGCGGGGGGCGTCGTCCGAACAGGTCTCGGAGTATGCGAAGCGGCTGGCGGTGGAGGCGGAGCGGGGGATGCCGCGGCTGGTGCTGCATCGGATGACGCGGAGTCTGCGGCCGGGGAAGGTGTTCGTGGACTGGAGTCAGAACGCGGCGCGGAAGACGACGGCTGCGCCGTACACGTTGCGGGCTCGGGCCGCGCCGACTGTTTCGGCGCCTGTGACGTGGGAGGAGGTGGAGGGGTGTGGGGCTGTGGAGACGCTTACGTTTCTCGCCTCGGATGTTGCTCCGCGGGTGCAGGATTACGGGGACCTGTTGGCGCCGCTGCTTGACGGGGGGCGGGCGGGGGTGGTTCCAGTACCGTGA
- a CDS encoding nuclease-related domain-containing protein has product MNGLRVIPTWRHGQERLYVCLTDGRNIAWYDREAGRVNLLGDARREDVLEALGPFITGPVTVGPPPVPTPAELARLALHPDDDLAPNRPGEALLIALDRDPGPAHRLRTDPRRHALAAEQTVGEALDRLDGAGWRTLHSVPLPGGDRVHHLAIGPAGLFAIHTLYARKQRVRVADPMVTLGRRTPEPLLRRLRADADRASYALTAEVRPILVLVAPAEVAVPLPPREVRILTDTALTDLSRLGGILKPADVEALHAMARDRATWSRV; this is encoded by the coding sequence ATGAACGGACTGCGCGTCATACCGACCTGGCGACATGGCCAGGAGCGGCTCTACGTCTGTCTCACGGACGGCAGGAACATCGCCTGGTACGACCGTGAGGCGGGCCGCGTCAACCTGCTCGGCGACGCCCGCAGAGAGGACGTCCTGGAGGCCCTGGGCCCCTTCATCACGGGCCCTGTCACGGTGGGCCCACCCCCGGTGCCGACCCCCGCGGAACTGGCCCGCCTGGCCCTCCATCCCGACGACGACCTGGCCCCCAACCGTCCCGGCGAGGCCCTCCTCATCGCCCTGGACCGCGACCCGGGCCCCGCCCACCGCCTCCGCACCGACCCGCGCCGCCACGCCCTGGCGGCCGAGCAGACCGTGGGCGAGGCCCTGGACCGCCTCGACGGCGCGGGCTGGCGCACCCTGCACTCCGTCCCGCTGCCCGGCGGAGACCGCGTCCACCATCTGGCGATCGGCCCCGCCGGCCTGTTCGCGATCCACACCCTGTACGCCCGCAAACAGCGGGTCCGCGTCGCCGACCCCATGGTCACCCTGGGCCGCCGGACCCCGGAGCCCCTGCTCCGACGCCTGCGCGCAGACGCGGACCGTGCCTCCTACGCCCTGACGGCCGAGGTCCGCCCGATCCTGGTCCTCGTCGCCCCCGCGGAGGTCGCGGTCCCCCTCCCCCCACGTGAGGTCCGCATACTGACCGACACGGCCCTGACCGACCTGTCCCGCCTGGGCGGAATCCTCAAACCGGCAGACGTGGAGGCCCTCCACGCAATGGCGAGGGACAGGGCAACGTGGTCGAGGGTATGA
- a CDS encoding protein-tyrosine phosphatase family protein, with protein sequence MRTRRKQPDVPVPDRPWSEIVPGLWMGGHEFRGSGGELELAVVRGEFDLVQTLTRARQGHGPDPGVRHHVWPIPDGPLDGTQLAGVIRLAQAAGDAMDEGRTVLVRCYSGYNRSGLVVAHTLVHRGHSVEDAIRLIRSRRSPWALHNELFVEYLRAGLPTARLLEELAE encoded by the coding sequence TTGCGGACCCGCAGGAAGCAACCCGACGTACCGGTTCCGGACCGTCCGTGGAGCGAGATCGTGCCCGGCCTGTGGATGGGCGGGCACGAGTTCCGGGGGTCCGGTGGGGAGCTGGAGCTCGCCGTGGTGCGCGGCGAGTTCGATCTCGTCCAGACGTTGACGCGCGCCCGGCAGGGGCACGGGCCCGATCCCGGTGTGCGGCACCATGTGTGGCCGATTCCGGACGGGCCGCTGGACGGCACCCAGCTCGCCGGGGTGATCCGGCTGGCGCAGGCCGCCGGGGACGCGATGGACGAGGGGCGTACGGTCCTCGTCCGCTGTTACAGCGGCTACAACCGGTCCGGGCTGGTCGTGGCCCACACGCTGGTGCACCGGGGGCACTCGGTGGAGGACGCGATCCGGCTGATACGGTCACGGCGCTCGCCGTGGGCCCTGCACAACGAGTTGTTCGTGGAGTATCTGCGGGCGGGGCTGCCGACGGCCAGACTGCTGGAGGAGCTGGCAGAGTAA
- a CDS encoding ATP-binding protein translates to MRLALPSWAGTLAVKAAVFITVMCCALAALLGVLVHVSVTNQTVGQARDLALSRLKDATTAFEAGDSLGRGASLDPPGLPTSLRTLAVAGERGTMVAEYRGRPTMWAAGPADDERALAVAVDYSQSAHTIEALDTAILWSSVLAIGATLLVGAVAVTRVTRRLHTTAQVARRITAGDLDARVDDPRTKDPGRPRDEVGAVAVALDSMASSLQGKLLSEQRFTADVAHELRTPLTGLHAAAELLPPGRPTELVRDRVAALRTLTEDLLEISRLDTGRERLELDAEELGALAMRVVRTAEASDTFGGSAGLGMSGSGAEATVTVVIVRDVRVETDRRRLERVLGNLLANAHRHGRPPVTLTVDGPVVTVRDHGDGYPEYLVTHGPQRFRTEGGAKGHGLGLTIAVGQAEVMGARLTFANAPDGGAVATLTLPQTPPAGGRLPDGAV, encoded by the coding sequence ATGAGGCTCGCGCTGCCCTCATGGGCCGGCACACTCGCCGTGAAGGCCGCCGTCTTCATCACGGTGATGTGCTGCGCGCTGGCCGCCCTGCTCGGCGTCCTGGTGCATGTGTCGGTGACGAACCAGACCGTCGGCCAGGCCCGCGATCTCGCGCTGTCCCGGCTGAAGGACGCGACGACGGCGTTCGAGGCCGGGGACTCCCTCGGGCGGGGAGCGAGCCTCGATCCGCCGGGGCTGCCCACCTCGCTGCGGACGCTGGCGGTGGCCGGGGAGCGCGGCACGATGGTCGCCGAATACCGGGGGCGCCCCACGATGTGGGCGGCGGGGCCCGCCGACGACGAGCGGGCCCTCGCGGTCGCCGTCGACTACTCACAGAGCGCCCACACCATCGAGGCGCTCGACACCGCGATCCTGTGGTCGTCGGTGCTGGCGATCGGGGCGACGCTGCTGGTCGGCGCCGTCGCGGTGACCCGGGTGACTCGGCGGCTGCACACCACCGCGCAGGTGGCCCGGCGGATCACCGCCGGCGACCTGGACGCCCGCGTGGACGACCCCCGCACGAAGGACCCGGGCCGGCCGCGGGACGAGGTGGGCGCCGTCGCCGTCGCACTGGACTCCATGGCGTCCTCGCTGCAGGGCAAGCTGCTGAGCGAGCAGCGGTTCACCGCCGACGTGGCGCACGAGCTGCGCACCCCGCTGACCGGGCTGCACGCGGCGGCCGAACTGCTGCCGCCGGGGCGGCCGACGGAGCTGGTGCGCGACCGGGTGGCGGCGCTGCGCACACTGACCGAGGACCTGCTGGAGATCTCCCGGCTGGACACCGGGCGGGAGCGGCTGGAGCTGGACGCCGAGGAACTGGGCGCGCTGGCGATGCGGGTGGTGCGGACGGCGGAGGCTTCCGACACCTTCGGGGGTTCGGCCGGCCTCGGGATGTCGGGGTCCGGCGCCGAGGCCACGGTCACGGTCGTCATCGTCCGGGACGTGCGCGTGGAGACCGACCGGCGACGCCTTGAGCGGGTGCTGGGGAACCTGCTGGCCAACGCGCACCGGCATGGGCGGCCCCCGGTGACGCTGACGGTGGACGGGCCGGTGGTCACCGTCCGGGACCACGGGGACGGCTATCCGGAGTACCTCGTCACGCACGGGCCACAGCGGTTCCGCACCGAGGGCGGGGCGAAGGGGCACGGGCTCGGGCTGACGATCGCGGTCGGCCAGGCAGAGGTGATGGGCGCCCGGCTGACGTTCGCCAACGCGCCGGACGGCGGCGCCGTGGCCACGCTGACGCTCCCTCAGACGCCTCCTGCCGGGGGCCGCCTCCCCGATGGCGCAGTGTGA